The region acatcctggtctcaaaattggaaagtcatgggttcgatggataaGACCACTCtgtggataaagaactggctgaatggccacactcaaagggttgtggtcaatggttcaatgtccaattggcggccagtgacgagtagagttcctcaggggtcagtactgggaccagtgctgctcaacatctttgtcagagagagggacagtgggatagagtgcaccctcagcaagtttgccgatgacaccaagctcggtggcgcagtcgacacgctggagggaagggatgccatccagagggacctgaacaggcttgagagatgggctcgtgcaaatcacatgaagttcaaccaagccaagtgcagggtcctgcacctgggacgtggcaatcccaggcacaaatacaggttggagagagaatggctggagagcagccctgaggagaaggacttgggggtgttggttgatgagaagctcaccATGCAGTGGACCTGCAGCCTACTGACAACAAATTCCATTTTCTGCTTTACCATTTTCCACACTGTGCAGCTGTATTAATCCAGAGATTTTTCTCAGGAGGTGGTTGAAAACCACAGCACTGGAGTTAACGCAAACTGGCAATTCTTTCTCCTTAGAAAACCCTATAAAGCAACAAGAACCTCTCCCCTACTTGTGCCAAGATGCATTATTGCCCCAATGGCCAGTCAACCTGTATTTCAGGACCTGTCTTTTGTTCAGTCTGCTCAGCAAGTATCAGTTGATCTACATCTTAAGTGATCTCTTCTTGTTGATAGAGCATTCCTGGCACTGCAGACATTAAGGCCACTTAGGATCCCTCTTCACACATCAATAATGAGACCTAAAAATTAACCAAGAATTCTTCCCCAGTGGTTAAAGATGCATCACCATCACCTTCAATACCTGCCTGTATCTTGTAGTAATAGCTTCTTGTTCTGGCTTTTTCAATACATCTTGTTGCTAATACAATTGTTGCTAATCTGTGTGTCTCCTTCACGTAGCACTACGTGGGTCCTGGACACCAATTTAACACAGCTAGGGCAAGCATATTGATCTTATCTTTCAGGAGAGCCAGGGTGAACGCCATGGCAAGGTCGACTCTAAGCTTGGACACCAATGGCCAAATTACTCAAGGAAACAAGACCTATCTATATCACCAGTTCAGTGAGATCTGCTGGGATAACTGTTATTTAGCCACTCTATGTTAGCCACAAGGAAGTGAAGACAAAGGCATTCCACAAACAAAACTATAAACACAAGCAAAGTATCcattaacagatttattttttctttccatcacctCAGAATAACTGAGATCTATGTTTCCtgatgaaagtggaaaaaaaaaaaaaaaaaaaaggcaaccagtGAGAAAGCTGGGAACTCCCAGGTGTTGTTAGCCTGTTCTTGAtatcggttaaaaaaaaaaaaatccctcttgccAAGTTCTGGGACAAATCAATGGGTAAACATTAGTCATCAGATTTGCCATCAGCTGGCAAAGCTTTtggcaaagctttttctttctacaaTCCAACTCAGAGGAAGGTTCAAGGTACTATTAAATCTGTTACCTGTTACAGTTCTGATGATGTTCAGCAGTTTTAAGGTGCTTTTTTGTGTAGCTTTGGGAAGAAATTCTCAAGTTCTTCAGCAGCGAAGCAATTGGCATATACTTACACTTATTAGCTCAATTATTAACAGAAGTTATCACCACCACACCTCCAGCAAAAAGACTGAAACATGCCTTTTGACCAGCCAAAACCATTTAACAGAATCACATTCGGCTGTGTCAGTCTCCCAGGAATATGTGACCTTCAGACTTTTACAATGGCTTTTCCAAGATTTTCTCCCTTTAACATTCCAATGAAAGCCATTGGCATGTTCTCAAATCCTTCAGTGACTTGTTCGTGGTACTTCACTTTTCCCTGTCAAAAGCAAGAAGGGAAATTGCTGAGTTTTCATTCGTCAGCTGCCTCGTTTGTACCATCTTCAGGCAACCAAACGGCAACCAAATTTTCTCCAGTTTGTGTGTATAATCTGAAACATGTAAGCTGGCACCACCAGGGTAACTTTGCACAACTAGGTCAGCTGTTGTGAGGATCTGCTTTTGTTGCAAGACTTTCTACTTGGAGTCATAATAGGGACCAAAAGTCACTCCTATAAAAACACTCCAGAACAGGTTTAGTGCTACTTGGTCCTCAAACAATGGACCGGTAGGGGATTATTTCCCCAAAGCCAGGCCTGTCTCTACCCATAGGGAAGTATGGAATTGTAAATCTGAATGATCAAAAGTTGAGCCATCACAAATCCTCATGTTTGTAAAAGCTAGATCCTCTTAACCTTTACTGTTTACACTACACAAGCTTTTACAGCCATGAACCAAGTGTTAAACTCAGccttcatttagaaaaataaaatttaagaaattcCCTTTAAAGTTCCTTTGACGTTCAGCTCCCAATTCCATAAACACATCCATTCATGCCAGTAATTTCAGCACAACACTACAATGGTAATCCTTGCTCATACTGCAAATGAAAGGAAACTTCTGGATGAGAAACAGAGGAATTGCTCTAAATATGAAACTCTTAGTTGCCAGAGAAGTGTTTTGAATTACTCCGCAAGCACCCTTTTCAAAGCCTACATGTATTCTGAAATATATCTAAGTCCACATTGCAGGTCTCAACAAAGCAGAAGGGATCAGGCATGTTCACTATGACCCCAAAAGGCTCAAAAATCAAGTCAGGTGGAAGAAAACTATCAGGCTGGGACCTCACCTCAATAGCTATGACAAGAGACCCCTTGCAAAGAGGAAAGCTATGGTGCGAGTACCCCTTAAAGggaactcatagaatcatagaatcatccaggttggaagagacccttgggatcatcgagtccaaccacctaccctacactacaaagttcttccctatatcatatcccccaacaccacatctaaacggctcttaaacacatccagggatggtgactcaaccacctccctgggcagcctattccaatgcccgaccactctttctgtgaaaaattctttcctaatgttcagtctaaacctaccctgctggagcttgaagccattccctcttgttctgtcattagttacctgtgcgaagagaccagcaccaacctctctacagtgtcctttcaagtagagagtgatgaggtctcccctcagcctcctcttcctcatactaaacagtcccagctccttcaaccgctcttcatatgatttgttttccaggcccttcaccagcttcgttgccctcctctgcactcgctccagcacctcgatatctctcttgtattgaggtgcccaaaactggacacaatactcgaggtgtggcctcaccagtgctgagtacaggggcacaatcacctccctacttctgctggtcacgctatttctaatacaagccaggatgcctcCTTTCCTTACCTCCATGACCCATTTTAGCAGTGCCTTCAGACCTTCCTCCCTGCGGTTATTCCAGCGGGTAACGATAAACCCTTCCATTTGAAGCTCTTTGAAGATCATTGGAACCTGAATGTAAGGCCCTGCAAGAGAAACAAACCATCAAACCACCTGCACtatcagttttatttaaaataagaccCAATGCATAAAGAGAGCTTTTAGCCAGTAAAGACCACTGAATCACTGTGTTCCAGCCAGAAGCAACTGCtattttttccaaacaatttcCAGGACAAAAGACCAAAGATTCATGAAAAACAGCCACCCAGGAAAACAAAAGCCTGATCTGTAAGCCTGTTGGGCTAAACACCCAACACTTCTGAAAACAGTTTCATTCAAAGTAAAATGGCCTGAGCTTCACCCAATGGGCTTCAGATGAATCCTGGAAATACTGTTTTGACAGCTTGTTTGATAGCCTGCCAAGCTCTCATGCTCTTGCTAAATCTCAAAAAAGAGTTATACACATTAAAAACCAGTTCCCTCAATCATAAAAATCTGTGATACTGTCTCCACACTCAAAAGCTTGCCTCATTTTTAAAGTGCTCTGGGAGTCCAAAGGCAGTCAGTTGTCAGAGAGAATTCAGACCTCTTATTTCTTCGAGAAGGCAAATTTGGAAAACTTAGTGCTATTGAAAGTGAATATTCATCTCAGCCACATTTCACTAGTAGCTGAAATCTTATGGAAAAATAAACCCTAAGTTGCCTCATCTAAAAAACCAAGGGAAATCCATTCACTCATCTAAAAGTGCATACTATGCAAATGGCATCATGCCACCACACCTGCCTTCTACTGATCTGCATCTGCTTAGAGCCCTGGGGAATCCTGTTTTAAGTAGTGTAGTCTCTCCTTCATTCCTAATCAGCTGATGTTCTCCATCTGATACGAGTGTGCACAAAGGGGGATGAGTGCCTGTATACACAAGGAGTGCGGTCACAGCCATGAGTTACCCaaatgtacacacatacatacactcCAATGGCATACGGAAACAACCAATAAAATCTCAAGAGACTCCCATTACGTCTTTCTCTCTGCTGTCACCAAACAGGAAATAAACTTAGACACAAGAAAGCTGGCCCACACCTTTCTGAGGCACAGAGTCGTTGTACTGAGAGATGGCTCCACAGACTGCAATCCTTCCATATTTCTTCATCTGGTTGATAGCAATACTGGCAAATTCTCCACCCACCTACAAGAACCAGAGCATGTGCAGCATCAGAGAGAATCCACTGTTTAGCATTGACTGCCAAAACCTGCTAACCTTGCATTGTTGCACCAATACATTCAATTGAGGGGTGGAAAAGTGAGTTCCACTACTCCAAAGATCCAGTGGCTGCAGAAACCCTTACACCTAGTCAACACCTATAAGAACTCAATCTCACTCTTCTAGAAATGAGTTATGAATGCAGGGAATTGTTTTTAATTCCGAATCTGCTTCACAAAGCTTGGTTTGGAGGCGTTCAGCAGTACTTGCCCTCAGATCCCTCTTCCTAAGGGGCATGTCTATGGGCACTAAGAAGCACCACCTCTGCTTTTCCCCCCCACCAGTCTGTACTTTTGCCTCTTCGCATCATGGTGATGTCAAGTTTTTACTTAATGATTCTCCTCTCTCAAATAAGGATGTGCTGTGCTCAGAAGCTCTTAATGCAGAAAAGCTGTGAGAAAATTTACTGCTGCGGAGAGCTCTGCACAAAAGTTGGAAGTGAGAAAGAAGGGAATGAATGTGACCACAGAAGCTATTTAAGACCTTAGCAGCACAGGACATGAAATTGTAAGGGTGAGGCAAAGCAAACAGGAGCTCCTGCCACAGGGGCATTCACATCGATTGCCAGGGCAAGATGGGTGCGTTGCAATCCACACAGAACAGCAGCACCGTCATTCCTGGATCAGTGGACAGACTGCTGAGAGAAAAGACATGCTGAAGTGGTGATGATAGCTGCCCTTTAAAGCAGATCACTAGCCAGGGAGTTTTAGGCTAGTATCTCAACTAATACTCCTGTCCCAGGTATTCTATCAGGTATAATACGTACGTTAGCtatactaaaaaattaaaaaaaacagggTTTGTTCTCTGTTGAAAGTGAACTGATACGGTTTGACTGCATCCATACTGTTAAACTCTCTTAGCCACCAAAACAAAGTGGTCACATTCAAACAGCCTACTGAGAACAGCCCACAGCCCCCGTTAACTCCAACTGTACTTGGAAGAGGTTAGAAACCTTCTACGTGCCACTCCAGCAATTTTACAAGTGGACCTTGCAACTCTTTTTTTATAGATACTGATGTAGCCACCTAGACCATGTAACATGGGGCCATCCACACTTGCTCCCCTTCCAGTAACAGCGGAGAACTGCCTGTGGTCCAAGGTGAGGCCAGGAACGGACTGGAGCTCTCTCTGTTCAGAATCAATTAAATGTTCACTGTGACCCTCAATCCCCAAAATGTGCCATACTTTCCAGAGAGTGAAGATAAGCTTCTCTCTCTCCATTCACAAACACCACCAACAATCTGGCTTTGCCCTTTGgtctttgttctttctgttaccGCCCAAAATCAGTTGCAGAAATAAATGTGAGAAGGGAACAGGAAAGCAATAAGCTCTTAGGGACATCATTTCTCAATTAGATAAAACTCAATATCGAGTTCCTGGTGTAGTCTTCAGTTAGATGTATACAATATTGAGTTCCTACTACAGTTTAAGGCAAACAACCATCTGCTCAGGGCAAGGCCCTCTCTCTGAACTCACATTGTCAAAGAAACAGTCGTAGCCATCAGGAGAGGCTTTACGCAGTGCTTCATCCAAAGATGTAACAGTCTTGTAATTAAAGGCTTCATCAAAGCCTATTTCTTTCAGATAGGCAACCTTGTCATCTGAGCCAGCACAGCCAACCACTTTGCAACCctgcaaggaaaggagaaaaacatttctaaacaTCCCCTCACAAGACAGGCTGACACTCAAGAGTGCTGGGTGGAGGGCTCACCCTTGAAGTCAGGTTGCCATCACCGTACGAGTTCTTGAACTCTAGGAAACATTCAACTAGCTTTGCTGCATCTTCAGGAGCATCTCAAGACCTTACTGTAGGCATGCCTTCAGGGATGCTGCCCTCCTGATCATTCATGGCCTTGTTGCCCTGTCTCTCAGGTGAGCCATCTGAGGAGCAAGCATGAGCAGTTCAAGCCACTCACCCCAATCTTAGCAAGCTGCCCCACCACAGAGCCCACTGCGCCAGCTGCAGCATTAACCAGCACCGTCTCTCCTGGCTTCATCTTGCAGACCTCCAGCAGGCCAAAATACGCAGTGAGGCTGTGAAGAAACAGAGAGTGCTCAGAGAGGAATAAAAGTTGCCATACACAGGGACGTGACTTGACCACATTGAACCAAAATATTGTCACAACTCTAACAGGATTCAGTTTTCATCATTCtttatgaaatacaaaaattaacCCAAACTTCTTAACTTGGCTTTTTTACAGCCATTCCAGAAAACATGCAGATACACTACTGCAAAACAGGATGCTGTGGCAGAAGTTTTCAcaacacagaacagaaagatAACTCAGTAAGGCAACAACTCAGTTACATGCCAGAAAACAGGGTAAATCCAAGCTAGACAGAGATCAGTAGGCAACTGGTGTCTACCAGATTGAGGCAAAGGTTAAAGGACACTTATCGCTAATCAAGCctgtcagaaaaaggaaaaatggtggCAAAACCTTGCTGACTGATGGGCACACTGCCCGTAAGGACTACAGTGCAGAGCTATGGCCGCTGCATGAATAGTAATCTGTAGGAACCAATAAAGTTTAGCTCAAGCATGTTCTGCTGATcacaaaaatactgaataatatCAGGCTCTGCAAGATTTCTAAAGCAATGTGATCAACTGGCCCAGAATCCCAACAAACTTTTCTTTTAGCTTCTAAATTCAAGCTTGGAGCTTCCCACTTGGTCCGAACTGAAAGGGTGAACTGATTCTGCCTAGCAGCTGTCTGGAAAAACATGCATCTTGCCTGATGTCAAAATGAAATCTGAGTTCTGCATCACACACAATGTTATGATCATTTTGAAAGCCTTCCGTGTCAACAGGACTGACCAAGTCCTGATCTCCCATACAAActatggagaaaaagagaagaaatatgacAAGATGACTGAGAAACTACAGTAGTGAATGTGGACTCTGAAGCACAGCAGCTGTGTCTGCTGCGGTGCAATTTAAAGGACCTCTATTTTGCTGCATGATATGACAGCTGTTTTTTGCCATTTTGGAGGCAATTCTGGAAATGTGATGATAGCAGAAGAGCCCAATGGCAAAAGCAGACAAGCCCAAGTGCCACTGAAGTTTGAGTCTTTCCACTGAGGTTAATTCAAATGGAACTGGATTCTTTCCAGCCCCTTCTGGATTCTCTTCCTACCTTATTACAACTCCTCAAGGAGAGGCACCATAATCTCCAAGGCAAATCTCCTCTGATCTAGAGGATGGGCCAAACTTCAGGCCCTCTACAGGGTAAGGGCATCCAGAAGAACACATGCTTTTTACCAGAGAGAGCAGACAACACAATGGTAGAACAAGACAAGGGAAAAAGGTCATACAGATAGGTGGAAACATCCTGCACAGCAAAATCCAGGGGATAGCTGCCTCTGGATCTCAAAACTCACCCTGGCATGCCAACCGTCCCAAGAGCCAGAGATTTGGGGAGTGATTCCGGCCAATTAGAAGGAAGGAGTTGTAGGTCTTTCCCATCGGAGATGAAATGAGTTCTCCAGCCACTTCTACCCACAACAAAGGCCCCCACTG is a window of Numenius arquata chromosome Z, bNumArq3.hap1.1, whole genome shotgun sequence DNA encoding:
- the PTGR1 gene encoding prostaglandin reductase 1 produces the protein MVTAKAWVLKKHFEGFPKPSDFDLKKIELPNLKDGELLLESVFLSVDPYMRPYSRRDMKEGDIMIGTQVARVVESKNPAFTVGAFVVGRSGWRTHFISDGKDLQLLPSNWPESLPKSLALGTVGMPGLTAYFGLLEVCKMKPGETVLVNAAAGAVGSVVGQLAKIGGCKVVGCAGSDDKVAYLKEIGFDEAFNYKTVTSLDEALRKASPDGYDCFFDNVGGEFASIAINQMKKYGRIAVCGAISQYNDSVPQKGPYIQVPMIFKELQMEGFIVTRWNNRREEGLKALLKWVMEGKVKYHEQVTEGFENMPMAFIGMLKGENLGKAIVKV